In the genome of Nycticebus coucang isolate mNycCou1 chromosome 12, mNycCou1.pri, whole genome shotgun sequence, one region contains:
- the MLST8 gene encoding target of rapamycin complex subunit LST8 isoform X1 — translation MNTSPGTVGSDPVILATAGYDHTVRFWQAHSGICTRTVQHQDSQVNALEITPDRSMIAAAGYQHIRMYDLNSNNPNPIISYDGVNKNIASVGFHEDGRWMYTGGEDCTARIWDLRSRNLQCQRIFQVNAPINCVCLHPNQAELIVGDQSGAIHIWDLKTDHNEQLIPEPEVSITSAHIDPDASYMAAVNSTGNCYVWNLTGGIGDDVTQLIPKTKIPAHTRYALQCRFSPDSTLLATCSADQTCKIWRTSNFSLMTELSIRSGNPGESSRGWMWGCAFSGDSQYIVTASSDNLARLWCVETGEIKREYGGHQKAVVCLAFNDSVLG, via the exons ATGAACACCTCCCCTGGCACAGTGGGCAGTGACCCCGTCATCTTGGCCACTGCAGGCTATGACCACACCGTGCGGTTTTGGCAGGCCCACAGCGGGATCTGCACCCGCACCGTGCAGCACCAGGACTCT CAGGTGAACGCGTTGGAGATCACGCCAGACCGCAGCATGATTGCTGCTGCAG GTTACCAGCACATCCGCATGTATGATCTCAACTCCAATAATCCCAACCCCATTATCAGCTATGATGGTGTCAACAAGAACATTGCATCTGTGGGTTTCCATGAGGACGGCCGCTGGATGTACACGGGTGGGGAGGACTGCACAGCCAGGATATGGGACCTCAG GTCCCGGAATCTGCAGTGTCAGAGGATCTTCCAGGTGAATGCACCCATTAACTGTGTGTGCCTGCACCCCAACCAG GCAGAGCTTATCGTGGGTGACCAGAGTGGAGCTATCCATATCTGGGACTTGAAAACAGACCACAATGAGCAGCTGATCCCTGAGCCTGAAGTCTCCATCACGTCTGCCCACATTGACCCTGATGCTAGCTACATGGCAGCAGTTAATAGCACG GGAAACTGCTATGTCTGGAATCTGACGGGGGGCATTGGTGACGACGTGACTCAGCTCATCCCCAAGACCAAGATTCCTGCCCACACACGCTACGCCCTGCAGTGCCGCTTCAGCCCTGATTCCAC GCTCCTTGCCACCTGTTCAGCTGACCAGACTTGCAAGATTTGGAGGACATCCAACTTTTCCCTAATGACAGAGCTGAGCATCAGAAGTGGCAACCCTGGAGAGTCATCTCGGGGCTGGATGTGGGGCTGTGCCTTCTCAGGGGACTCCCAGTACATCGTCACCG cctcctctgaCAACTTGGCCCGGCTCTGGTGTGTGGAGACTGGAGAGATCAAGAGGGAGTATGGTGGCCACCAAAAGGCTGTTGTCTGCTTGGCCTTCAATGACAGCGTGCTGGGCTAG
- the MLST8 gene encoding target of rapamycin complex subunit LST8 isoform X2 has product MNTSPGTVGSDPVILATAGYDHTVRFWQAHSGICTRTVQHQDSVNALEITPDRSMIAAAGYQHIRMYDLNSNNPNPIISYDGVNKNIASVGFHEDGRWMYTGGEDCTARIWDLRSRNLQCQRIFQVNAPINCVCLHPNQAELIVGDQSGAIHIWDLKTDHNEQLIPEPEVSITSAHIDPDASYMAAVNSTGNCYVWNLTGGIGDDVTQLIPKTKIPAHTRYALQCRFSPDSTLLATCSADQTCKIWRTSNFSLMTELSIRSGNPGESSRGWMWGCAFSGDSQYIVTASSDNLARLWCVETGEIKREYGGHQKAVVCLAFNDSVLG; this is encoded by the exons ATGAACACCTCCCCTGGCACAGTGGGCAGTGACCCCGTCATCTTGGCCACTGCAGGCTATGACCACACCGTGCGGTTTTGGCAGGCCCACAGCGGGATCTGCACCCGCACCGTGCAGCACCAGGACTCT GTGAACGCGTTGGAGATCACGCCAGACCGCAGCATGATTGCTGCTGCAG GTTACCAGCACATCCGCATGTATGATCTCAACTCCAATAATCCCAACCCCATTATCAGCTATGATGGTGTCAACAAGAACATTGCATCTGTGGGTTTCCATGAGGACGGCCGCTGGATGTACACGGGTGGGGAGGACTGCACAGCCAGGATATGGGACCTCAG GTCCCGGAATCTGCAGTGTCAGAGGATCTTCCAGGTGAATGCACCCATTAACTGTGTGTGCCTGCACCCCAACCAG GCAGAGCTTATCGTGGGTGACCAGAGTGGAGCTATCCATATCTGGGACTTGAAAACAGACCACAATGAGCAGCTGATCCCTGAGCCTGAAGTCTCCATCACGTCTGCCCACATTGACCCTGATGCTAGCTACATGGCAGCAGTTAATAGCACG GGAAACTGCTATGTCTGGAATCTGACGGGGGGCATTGGTGACGACGTGACTCAGCTCATCCCCAAGACCAAGATTCCTGCCCACACACGCTACGCCCTGCAGTGCCGCTTCAGCCCTGATTCCAC GCTCCTTGCCACCTGTTCAGCTGACCAGACTTGCAAGATTTGGAGGACATCCAACTTTTCCCTAATGACAGAGCTGAGCATCAGAAGTGGCAACCCTGGAGAGTCATCTCGGGGCTGGATGTGGGGCTGTGCCTTCTCAGGGGACTCCCAGTACATCGTCACCG cctcctctgaCAACTTGGCCCGGCTCTGGTGTGTGGAGACTGGAGAGATCAAGAGGGAGTATGGTGGCCACCAAAAGGCTGTTGTCTGCTTGGCCTTCAATGACAGCGTGCTGGGCTAG
- the BRICD5 gene encoding BRICHOS domain-containing protein 5 encodes MEQGSCCTESRGPRPAEYPPPSPPPPFLRKLATWSLNSNDSLTLTCPQVKTKPHPGGWRATGLLLLLLLALATVGAVAGGLLGLFAQGPPKPLLQRLQLTLASPQVPQSNQTILVDVAQNSATITVTPPQSNRSWVVLFDGQNGCICYRPEKHQACFLRLMEDQDWETLQLLVNASRAQGSCTPSQDTHYAQELLAVLGSHEVDPAQVGALVRHLCAKTPIYWARRAEGPQRQRLIYLCIDICFPSNICVSVCFYYLPD; translated from the exons ATGGAGCAAGGGAGCTGCTGCACTGAGAGCCgtgggcccaggcctgctgag TATCCACCACCATCTCCACCACCacctttcctgagaaagcttgcTACCTGGTCTCTTAACTCCAATGACTCATTGACCCTAACATGCCCCCAGGTGAAAACCAAGCCTCACCCTGGAGGCTGGAGAGCCACTGGCCTattgctactgctgctgctggcACTGGCCACTGTGGGAGCTGTGGCTGGGGGGCTCCTTGGCCTCTTTGCTCAGGGCCCTCCCAAG CCATTGCTGCAGAGGCTGCAACTGACCCTCGCAAGCCCCCAGGTCCCCCAGTCCAACCAAACCATCCTGGTGGATGTGGCCCAGAACTCAGCAACCATTACAGTGACTCCGCCTCAGAGCAACCGCAGCTGGGTGGTGCTGTTTGATGGGCAGAAT GGCTGCATCTGTTACCGCCCTGAGAAGCACCAGGCCTGCTTCCTCCGCCTGATGGAAGACCAGGATTGGGAGACCCTGCAGCTGCTGGTGAATGCCTCAAGG GCCCAAGGGTCCTGTACCCCCAGCCAGGACACCCACTATGCCCAGGAGCTGCTGGCCGTGCTAGGGAGCCATGAGGTGGACCCTGCCCAGGTAGGGGCTTTGGTGCGACATCTTTGTGCAAAGACCCCCATCTACTGGGCCCGTCGAGCAGAGG GGCCCCAGAGGCAGCGGTTGATCTATCTCTGCATTGACATCTGCTTCCCAAGCAACATCTGCGTGTCGGTCTGCTTTTATTACCTCCCAGACTAA
- the PGP gene encoding glycerol-3-phosphate phosphatase: protein MAEAEAGGDDARCVRLSAERAQALLADVDTLLFDCDGVLWRGETAVPGAPEALRALRARGKRLGFITNNSSKTRAAYADKLRRLGFGGPAGSGAGLEVFGTAYCTALYLRQRLAGAPAPKAYVLGSPALAAELEAVGVASVGVGPEPLQGDGPGDWLDAPLEPDVRAVVVGFDPHFSYMKLTKALRYLQQPGCLLVGTNMDNRLPLENGRFIAGTGCLVRAVEMAAQRQADIIGKPSRFIFDCVSQEYGINPERTVMVGDRLDTDILLGVTCGLKTILTLTGVSTLGDVKSNQESDCMSKKKMVPDFYVDSIADLLPALQG, encoded by the exons ATGGCGGAGGCGGAGGCCGGCGGCGACGACGCCCGCTGCGTGCGGCTGAGCGCCGAGCGGGCCCAGGCGCTGCTGGCCGACGTGGACACGCTGCTGTTCGACTGCGACGGCGTGCTGTGGCGCGGCGAGACGGCCGTACCCGGCGCGCCGGAGGCCCTGAGAGCGCTGCGAGCCCGTGGCAAGCGCCTGGGCTTTATCACCAACAACAGCAGTAAGACCCGCGCGGCCTACGCCGATAAGCTGCGGCGCCTGGGCTTCGGCGGCCCGGCGGGGTCCGGTGCCGGCCTGGAGGTCTTCGGCACGGCCTACTGCACGGCGCTCTACCTGCGCCAGCGTTTAGCCGGCGCGCCGGCGCCCAAGGCCTACGTGCTGGGTAGCCCAGCCCTGGCCGCCGAGCTGGAAGCCGTGGGAGTCGCCAGCGTGGGCGTGGGACCTGAGCCTCTGCAGGGCGACGGCCCGGGTGACTGGCTGGACGCGCCGCTTGAGCCCGACGTGCGCGCGGTAGTGGTTGGCTTCGACCCGCACTTCAGTTATATGAAGCTGACGAAGGCCCTGCGCTacctgcagcagcctggctgcctGCTCGTGGGGACCAACATGGATAACCGGCTCCCGCTCGAGAACGGCCGCTTCATCGCGG GTACCGGGTGTCTGGTCCGAGCCGTGGAGATGGCGGCCCAGCGTCAGGCGGATATTATAGGGAAGCCCAGCCGCTTCATCTTCGACTGCGTATCCCAGGAGTACGGAATCAACCCTGAACGCACCGTCATGGTGGGAGACCGCCTGGACACAGACATCCTTCTGGGCGTCACCTGTGGCCTGAAGACGATCCTGACCCTCACTGGAGTCTCCACTCTGGGGGACGTGAAGAGCAATCAGGAAAGTGACTGCATGTCTAAGAAGAAAATGGTCCCTGACTTCTATGTTGACAGCATAGCCGACCTTTTGCCCGCCCTTCAAGGTTAA